The following are encoded together in the Pleurocapsa sp. FMAR1 genome:
- the speD gene encoding adenosylmethionine decarboxylase — MEKMGTHLVVDAWQAPAELLNNPEAIKQGLLEAIKAGEATLIDLCVHQFSPHGVTATATLAESHIAIHTWPEYGYFAADLFFCGAGKPKVAIKILQTALQAKRVRMRELERGFVPSLLNPVGSFEL; from the coding sequence ATGGAAAAAATGGGAACTCATCTGGTTGTAGATGCTTGGCAAGCACCAGCTGAATTACTCAACAATCCCGAAGCTATCAAACAAGGATTATTAGAAGCTATTAAAGCAGGAGAAGCGACTTTAATCGATCTGTGTGTTCATCAATTTAGTCCTCATGGTGTAACCGCTACAGCAACCCTGGCCGAGTCTCATATTGCTATTCATACCTGGCCCGAATATGGTTATTTTGCAGCAGATTTATTTTTTTGTGGTGCAGGAAAACCCAAAGTAGCCATAAAAATTTTGCAAACAGCACTACAGGCAAAACGAGTGAGAATGCGCGAGCTTGAAAGAGGATTTGTCCCTAGCCTCTTAAATCCCGTCGGTTCTTTTGAACTTTAA
- a CDS encoding DUF6464 family protein, with translation MTNYSIDFVIKLALILLLSILPSLVYLAIFRKAKERWQMRLRRAQILTTYSDRHRESFRNNAYYYDRDSYIISDRRRPITKYFIGDTTCANNARSPYIRCAINPSGPCDDCSHYEKRDQNSN, from the coding sequence ATGACTAACTACTCTATCGATTTTGTCATCAAGCTAGCTCTTATCCTCTTACTAAGTATTCTACCTTCCTTAGTTTACTTAGCTATCTTCCGCAAAGCTAAAGAACGCTGGCAAATGAGGTTAAGACGCGCTCAAATTTTAACTACCTACTCCGATCGCCATCGAGAGAGTTTTCGTAATAATGCTTATTATTACGATCGCGATTCTTATATTATAAGCGATCGCCGTAGACCAATAACCAAATATTTTATTGGTGATACAACCTGTGCTAACAACGCTCGTTCACCCTATATTCGTTGTGCAATCAATCCTAGCGGACCATGTGATGACTGCTCTCATTATGAAAAACGCGATCAAAATTCAAATTAA